Within the Halichoerus grypus chromosome 2, mHalGry1.hap1.1, whole genome shotgun sequence genome, the region TGCGGGGTGTGCTCAGCTTCCGGGGACAGGATTTTACCATTGCACCCAAAGTCTTCAGGCTGTATTGATTGCTTGATCAAGATGCCTGAGGCCTGGGGAAGAGTAAATTTCTGCACCCCCTCAAGCTTATGGAAGTCAAAGTGCCTCCCCTTGGGATGCCTGCCCAAGGTTCCTGAAGCCTTCATGAACTCCCTTGTGAGATGCATCTGTGTGAGTCAGGGATTTTGTggttgcaagaaaaaaaaaaaaggccagcgagcagactgggggtgggggcggagggtGGGAGTGTGTCAGAAGGACACACACCCACAGACGTACTGGGAGGGTAGCCAGATCTCAGAGACCAGAAACCAAGGtgattctctccctgtctctggggGCCTAggtgcttctctctttctcttgtttcacgtttctctttctccctctgtagACAGCTTTCTTTGGGTCCCAGTCCCTACAGTGGAAAGTGGCCATAACTCACAGTCCCTATGTTTGCATGTGGTAGTCCAGATATCCAGACAGATAGTCTTTCTGGCTCAaccctgttaaaaaaaaaaaaaataataatcaaccGAGTGCATTTGAAGATCAAGTTGGCTTTATTCGATGATTTGCGAATCAGGCAGCGTCCGCTCTAGCAGAGAAGGAGTTCTGAGGAGCCGTGCAAAATGATAGGCTTTTCTAGGCAGATCGGGGCGGAAAAAGGCAGTTTCTAGCAAAAAAgcggattgtttcaggcaagatcACCTTCCTTTGAGGAAAGGTGGGGATCTATCAGGCAGGTTACCTCTCTGGtgatgacccagtaattccaggttgactggttaaaggtcaCGTTCCTGGGAGCGGCTGACCTTGCAGATAGGTTAGGCATGAAGCCTTGGATTGCAGAGGGGagttagcacaagtgactccattttggacccGATGTCTGATTCCCCAGAAAGGACGTTGATTGGCCTAGCTCTGGTTAGGTGCCCAGGCCAGGACCAGTCAGCTGTGGGAACGAGGCAGGGACAGAGCTCGGGAATACCCTCGCTCATAGAAGGGGGCTGGCTCTGACGAGGGCTTCCAGGGCCctacctctccctttgccccagtCGGTGGGTTCCCTGAGCCTTCTTGTGGACAAccttcctgctcctccctccagctGGAAGACTTACAGGCCAGGCTGGCCTCACTGTCTGGATGAGAAGTCTGTGAAAGATCTGGATCTCAACATCAAATACTCTGTCATGAAGAATTCCTGCTTCTACCTGAAATTCAGCTCTGCGTAAGGATGCCCACTCCCTCCCGACCCTGGGCCTCAGCTGCCCTGGGGCTCCcaccttctgccctcccccactgtcAAGGACGTGGGTCACACAGTCCTACCCAGGGCACAGACTCTGCCCACCACCAATTCCCACGAGACCGTGATGACCTCAGGGGCAGTGGCTACTTGGGGACCTGGGGGCTGGTTCGAGAGCCCAGGAAGGATAAGGCCAGCTGACAGGGGAGGGTCTCCCAGGGCCtcttgtcccctccccacccttgacACCCCCTGACAGGTTTACGGAGCTGAAACTCAAGGGGCTGCTGGACCGCAAGGGGCTCTGGAAGAGTCTGAACGAGATGAGAAGGATGTTGAACTTCTGCAAGACCCCGGCCGCTGGTGAGGAACTCGGGCTGGAGCTCCTGAGTTCTTCCCTGAGACCTCAGCTCTCCTAGCTGTCCAGAGCCTCAGAAAACCAAGCACTGATTCaccgtgtgaccctgggcaggccCCTGTCCCTCGATAGACCTTACTTCCTCCACAGATACAAAAGAGGGTGGAGACTGGGTGCATCCCTAACCTTCTAACGCCCCTAATCCAATAGACATTTGCTGGGCAGTGACCCATCAGACACTAGGTTAGGGCTGTGGACACAGTCTTTGTCCCCACCAGGCTCATAGTTGAGCAGGTGAGTGGACAATAGGCTCAAAATCAAAATACTGAGTTTCCCTTGTGAAACCTGTTCATTGGCCCCAGCAAAAGTACATAAAAGGGGGTCTTGCCTTGTCTgggccgtgggggggggggggggatgtgtgtGTCCTGGAAAGCTGTCCCCAGGAGGGGACGTGTCTCTTGAGACCTTGAAGTTGAGTAGGTATTAAGAGTACCAAGAATGGGCAGAGTGCGTTTTTGGCTCAGGGGACAGTGAATGCGAAGGCCCTGAAGATGGAAGGACCAGAGGCCTTCTTGGGGGGAAGAGACCTCTACCTTGGccaaagggagggaaaataagaGACAGAGTGGGGGAGGTGCACGGGACCCCGGGGCACACAGGGCtggggagcccaaggtgggaacTCGGGCTTTTCCCAAGTGCAGTGGGAAGCTTTGGCTGGCTGCCAGGCAAGGACTGAACAGCCAGATGTGccctgtggggggcagggtgtTAGCAGGCGGGACTGGAAGCAGGAGGAGCAGTTATGAGGCCCTGGCCATGGTCAGCAGAGGATGGTGGCCTCAGCAGGGCAGTGACAGCAGAGACGGGGTGGACAGGTGGGGCCAGAGCTACTCAGGATGGAGCATCAGTGGGGActgatgggaggaggaggagagggagctcATGTGAGCGGTCCCCAGCTCTGCCTGCAACCAGCTGGATGGGGGTGCAGGTCCCCAGGCGCCAGGCGATGGGAGAGGTGGCCCGGAGCCGTAGCCCCCAGTGCTGTGTTTGAGGCTGCTGAATCCTGGCCTTGGGATGTCAGGTAGACGGGAGGACGGGTGGGCTGGGGGCTCGGATTTGCTGGTTGGTGAGAGGCAGTGGCTGAAGCCCAGGCTGAGAAAGGTACAGAGTGCGAAGCGAAGGGAGCTCAGGATGGACCCAGGAGCAAGCAACTCCACCATGAAGCtcagggacggggtggggggcttCCATGTTGAGATGACCTGGTCCCCCGCTCCCCCCGCTGCCCTCTCCCCCCCAGAGTACGTGTTTAAACACTGGCAGGAGGACGCCTTCTTTGCCTCCCAGTTCCTGAATGGCCTCAACCCTGTCCTGATCCACCGCTGTCGCCACCTGCCAGAGAACTTCCCCGTCACTGATGACATGGTGGCCCCCGTGCTGGGCCCTGGGACCAGTCTGCAGGCTGAGCTGGAGGTGAGGGGCTCGGGGTCCAGGCCCTGCACACCGCCGTCCCGGTGCCTTGGGGCCGTCCCCTGCTGGAGAGGCCCGCCTTCTTCGTGCCTAAGGACCTCCTTGTGCTGCGCGCCAACAGCGCCCTCTCCCGGGCAGACGCCTTTCCCGGCCCTGAGtcctctccccgccccgcccctgcatCCGTTAGAGGCAGcccctgctccccctctccctcctgcagaGGGGCTCCCTGTTCCTGGTGGATCATGGCATCCTCTCTGGCATCCGCACCAACGCCGTGAATGGGAGGCCCCAGTTCTCCGCGGCCCCGATGACCCTGCTGTTCCAGCGCCCCGGGGGAGGGCCGCTGCTGCCCCTCGCCATCCAGGTCAgcggcagggcagggggagggaggggtttgACGGAGGGGCCCCGCAGACACCCCACGGCCACCTCTCCCCGCACCGGCTCCTCCCACAGCTCAGCCAGACCCCGGGACCCGACAGCCCCATCTTCCTGCCCGGCGACAACAAGTGGGACTGGTTGCTGGCCAAGACGTGGGTGCGGCACGCCGAATTCTCCGTCCACGAGGCTGTCACGCACCTGTTGCACGCGCACCTGCTGCCTGAGGTGTTCGCCTTGGCCACGCTGCGCCAGCTGCCTCACTGCCATCCACTCTTCAAGGTCCGTGGCTCGGCAACGTGCCCACACTGTGTCCCTGCACCCCGGGCGTGCTCAGCGGCCTGGGCGCCGTGGCCCCCTCCCTCCAGGTGCAGAGCCCCCATCCTGCTGCAGGACGCCCTCCCCGGCAGCCTGCTTTCCCACAGGCCCTAAGCCGGGGCGAGGGGTGCGGGGCCTGGCGGGAGGAAGGGGGCTGCTTGGGACTTCttaggagagagcagagggacagCCAGCCGCTGTCCAGAAGCCCCGTTCCTAGGCGAGATCTAAGGCAGATGTCAGAGCGTGCCCTTGGCTTTGAGGGAACAGCAGGTTGCTTGCAGCAGGGGCGAGGGAACCCTGGGACGGAGACCCGCGTCTCTAACCTGGGCTCCGCTAAGCCTTCAGATGGCCCAGATTGCTTtcccccagggacctggggcatcTCTTCTCCGAAGGGCAGGAATTTCTCCCATGCGGGCAGGGTCCACGGCTCTTTGGATTCTCTGATTCTTACTGAGGCAGGCTCCTGAGTCCCAGACGCAGGACCTTTTCTATCCTCTCCAGTCCAGGCTGATTGTTTCTGACCCTCGGCAGCTCCCAGGGCCTGGTACTCCGCGGGGATGGTTCCATTTTGCTCTGCCGGCCCCGCTTTTCATGGTGCTTTGCCTGCGCACGGGTTAGTAAATCACAGGATGCCAGAGCCGGGGGGCTCGTAGTGCTCCAGATCAGCCCCCTCATTTGCCCGGAGAGAGGAAGGTGCCAGGCCCGGGTCATAGCACAGGATGCCGGTggaagcccagcccctggcacgaGGTCTGGGGCCCCGATCCCTGTCCCCGGCTGGTCCTCTTGTCGCTGTCATCTCTTTCCATGGGTGATTTATAAGACTTGGTGCCTCTCTGGCCCCAGACCTCACCCACCTGTGTCTTCTCCGACCCTTACAGCTGTTGATCCCCCACACTCGATACACCCTGCATATCAACACTCTTGCCCGCGAGCTGCTCATCGCCCCGGGGCAGGTGGTGGACAGGGTAAGTCTGCTTCAGGGAGGGTGGCGATGGGAGCATCCCCGTGTCTCCCGCCAGCGCTGCCTGGGGCCAGCGCTCCGGCACCCAGGAGTTCTGTCTCCCAGTCCACAAGCATTGGCGTTGGAGGCTTCTCGGAGCTGATACAGAGGAACATGGAACAGCTGAGCTATTCCGTCCTGTGTCTGCCCGAGGATATCCAGGCCCGAGGAGTCGAAGACATCCCGAATTACTACTACCGGGATGACGGGTTGCAGATCTGGGGTGCAGTGGAGAGGTGAAGTGGCCATCCCCAatgagccggggggtgggggaggcaagaAGATGGGGGAGGAGCGGGAGGGCCCAGGGAGGCTCCCGACAAGGAGGGGGGCTGGACATGAATGACCCTGAGCCGTGTTGCTCctcagggagggagggtcagggTCAAAAGTCGGGACTGAACCCAGTGCACCTTGCAGCTTTGTCTTCGAAATAATCAACATCTACTACCCAAGTGATGCATCGGTGCATGCTGACCATGAACTCCAAGCCTGGGTGTGGGAGATCTTCTCAGAGGGCTTCCTGGGCAGGGAGAGCTCAGGTACGGGGACCTCAGCCCTTGGGCCCCACTCTCAGTCCCCTGCAGCAGGGTCCTGAGGACCCTGGCAGCCGCATgcctggcccccctccccccgcaggtGTGCCCTCCGCGCTGGAGACCCGGGAAGCCCTGGTCAAGTACGTCACCATGGTCATTTTCAACTGCTCAGCCAAGCACTACGCTGTCAGTGCCGGGCAGGTGAGGACGGTCAgtgccggggtggggggac harbors:
- the ALOX15B gene encoding polyunsaturated fatty acid lipoxygenase ALOX15B, with the protein product MAKLSVRVSTGEAIGAGTWNKIAVSIVGTRGETPPLRLDHPGKEFSAGAVEDFQLESPQDVGPVLLLRVHKAPLLLPVPVGAVARDAWFCRWFQLTPPRGAPLRFPCYQWLEGAGSLSLRAGAAKVSWADDHPILRQQRQEELQARQDSYHWKTYRPGWPHCLDEKSVKDLDLNIKYSVMKNSCFYLKFSSAFTELKLKGLLDRKGLWKSLNEMRRMLNFCKTPAAEYVFKHWQEDAFFASQFLNGLNPVLIHRCRHLPENFPVTDDMVAPVLGPGTSLQAELERGSLFLVDHGILSGIRTNAVNGRPQFSAAPMTLLFQRPGGGPLLPLAIQLSQTPGPDSPIFLPGDNKWDWLLAKTWVRHAEFSVHEAVTHLLHAHLLPEVFALATLRQLPHCHPLFKLLIPHTRYTLHINTLARELLIAPGQVVDRSTSIGVGGFSELIQRNMEQLSYSVLCLPEDIQARGVEDIPNYYYRDDGLQIWGAVESFVFEIINIYYPSDASVHADHELQAWVWEIFSEGFLGRESSGVPSALETREALVKYVTMVIFNCSAKHYAVSAGQFDFCVWMPNLPPTMQLPPPTSKGQTRPEGFLATLPPVNATCDIIIALWLLSKEPGDQRPLGTYPEEHFTEEAPQQSITAFQSRLAQISKDIRERNRRLSLPYTYLDPPLIENSVSI